A stretch of DNA from Acidicapsa acidisoli:
CCATCATGATTGGTAAGAGTGCCAGTCTTTACATTTGTGGCGACGTTTGTGGCAGTGACACTGACTCCGGCGAGAACCCCTCCGCTCGAGTCGGTGACGGTGCCTCGCACCGCGCCTGTAATGGTTTGCGCAAGAGTTGACGAACAATCAAACAACATAGCAAACGCTAGCAAGACTCCAAGCATTCGCGCATAGCCCGCGCCTGGTCCGCGCAAAGACGCATCTCGCAAAAAGCTGCGTACAATCCTCACCCTGTCCTCCTCAAGAAGTTCCGGCAGTCTATTTTTGAAACAGGAGTAGCCGATAGCCCATCGGAGATAACCGCATGGGCATTCGGCGCACCCCTGGGGAACGAACCGAAGTGAATTCCCATAAAACGCACAGCTCCCGTAGGGTCAAACGGGGAGTCATTCGTGCATCCCGACAAGAGAAGCACGTTTCTGGGGTTGCCTCAAAAAGCAGAAAATCGTACGTCGGTAGACTTAGCTTCTACTGAATGTCTTCCGTGAGTTAATTTCCGATCAAAGGTTTATGTCATCTAGATGACTGGATGATACATTAAATTTCAACGAACGCAAGACCACCTCCAAAAAACATTTGCAATAGGATTCAGAGGCCGACTGGGTTGAGGCTGAATCCTCCGCCAACGATTCCAACACAGGCAAGGATGATCTCCGCCAGTAGACTGAACGACGACTGGCCCCTCAATCGAGATCCTCGGCATGCCAGATGTGGATTTTGGATGGTCTGAACAGATGTTGTTGTCGCTCCAGCTTGTTATCGCCCACGGGACCGTTTCCATCCGTCTGCGCTCATGGAGCCTCTGCAAACCGGAAAACATCCTACATCCATTGAGGCAATGTTCCACCGCACGGGATTTTTCAAGACCACCGCTTATTTCGAATTCGATAAATACCGTGCGGGGCTCGCAGCCGCCAGTCACTGGCAAGCTATGCCATCGATGACCGGAACGGCGCAGTGGATTGGGTTCTACCGCTTGACATGGAAAAGCCGGCACACTCGTGCAGAGCCACATCACCGGGTTTCTGAATCGGATGCGGATGCGGCTTCCGTCTATTTCGGCGAGGCGATACGTGCGGCGAAACGAGAGGGGTATGCGGGAGAAGCTCTGCTGCGTAGCCGCCAACTTCCAGTCCACCCGTCGGAATGGTGAGCACATCCTGACTCATCGACATGAGCAATCTGCCCGTTTTGAACAAACTGTCTCTTCATTCTGGCGGATATGCGCTAGCATAAAAACTCCCACTTGACTGGCATCTGCTCCGAGCGGCTGATTTGTAGACACAATTACTTCAGACAGCCAGGGAGCACGAAAGCGAAAGAAGTATCACGGAAAGGAGTCGATCAATGGAATCGGAGTTCAATGATACCGGGAACGCTCTGGCGGAACAATTGCCACCACTGACCCGGCATGAGGCCGCGGTCGAGGCAGACCGCTGTCTGTTTTGTTATGACGCGCCTTGCACGCATGCCTGCCCGACCCACATCGACATTCCACGTTTTATCAAGAAGATAGCGACCGGCAATCTGAAGGGTTCGGCGGCGACTATCTTTGCCTCCAACCTTCTGGGCGCCACCTGCGCGCGCGTTTGCCCAGTGCAGGAACTTTGTGAAGGCGCTTGCGTGCTTGGGGCGGAACACAAGCCAATTTCCATCGGTCGACTGCAGCGATTTGCGATGGATCACGCCCGGGAAACGGACAATTATCCGGTTGTAAAGGCTACCGCAAGCGGGAGAAAGATCGCCGTCATTGGAGCCGGACCGGCAGGCCTTTCATGCGCCGGCGAACTGGCAAAACTGGGGCATGCCGTGACTATTTTTGAAAGACGCGATCTGCCGGGAGGACTCTCGACCTACGGGATCATTGCTCTGCGCGAACCCATCGACGTGGCTCTCGACGAGGCGCGCATGATTGCCGGAATGGGCGTTGAGATTAAAACAAGTATTAACTTTGGCTCGGACGTAGCGCTCGAGGACCTGCAGCGTGACTTCGACAGCATTGTGCTGAGCGTCGGACTGGGTAGGACGCCGACGCTGGAAATTGATGGCGAGGAAGCAATTGTTGATGGACTGGAATTCATCGAAGCAAGTAAAACCGGCGGTGACGCTCTGAACGTGGGGCGAAACGTGATCGTGATCGGCGCAGGTAACACAGCGGTGGATTGCGCGACAATCGCCGTGCGGCTTGGCTCTGAGCGTGTGACCATGGTGTATCGGCGCACCGACCGCGAGATGACGTGCTACGAACACGAGTACGATTTTGCCCGCAGGGAGGGGATCGAATTCCGCTTTCTAAGCCAGCCGTCGCGCGTTTTGTTGGAGAATGGCCAACCGGTGGGCCTAGAATGTCTCCGTGTCGAATTGGGAGCTCCGGACGCATCCGGACGCCCCGCGCCTGTTCCGGTGCAGGGTTCGGAATTCGTACTTGAAG
This window harbors:
- a CDS encoding NAD(P)-dependent oxidoreductase, whose amino-acid sequence is MESEFNDTGNALAEQLPPLTRHEAAVEADRCLFCYDAPCTHACPTHIDIPRFIKKIATGNLKGSAATIFASNLLGATCARVCPVQELCEGACVLGAEHKPISIGRLQRFAMDHARETDNYPVVKATASGRKIAVIGAGPAGLSCAGELAKLGHAVTIFERRDLPGGLSTYGIIALREPIDVALDEARMIAGMGVEIKTSINFGSDVALEDLQRDFDSIVLSVGLGRTPTLEIDGEEAIVDGLEFIEASKTGGDALNVGRNVIVIGAGNTAVDCATIAVRLGSERVTMVYRRTDREMTCYEHEYDFARREGIEFRFLSQPSRVLLENGQPVGLECLRVELGAPDASGRPAPVPVQGSEFVLEADQIVKAVGQNKPTLAKLLGLATKKGFISVDENFQTNIAGVFAIGDCIRACGAASTVMAVQDGKLAAAAVHRQLGQETKLTEIEAAASSTEVK